Proteins co-encoded in one Cytophaga hutchinsonii ATCC 33406 genomic window:
- a CDS encoding porin produces the protein MYLKILFLLVLSSVTTLVSVAQKDSSKSPLTISGYIDVYYSYDFSKPADHNRPPFIYSYNRSNEVNLNIGFIKASYNTSIIRANLAVMTGTYANANLASEPGLLKIIYEANAGIKLHRSKNIWLDAGVFESHLGAESAIGQKCLNLTRSFAADNSPYFETGVKVTYTSDNTKWLLSGLFLNGWQRIQRMDGNNSIAVGHQLTFSPSSSLTINSSSFIGNDKPDTVIQMRYFHDLYSKFYLQNKLCVLAGFDIGMEQNAPKSNRYHIWYTPYLMLQYPLSDKLRMGLRGEYYSDKNQVIIHTNTANGFQTFGYSINADYAIYKNVLCRIEARTFNSRDAIFMLNNKPDTDNYCITTSIAVAF, from the coding sequence GTGTATTTAAAAATCTTATTTCTGCTTGTTCTTAGTTCCGTTACTACACTTGTATCGGTTGCGCAGAAAGATTCTTCAAAATCACCATTAACGATCAGTGGATATATTGACGTTTATTATTCGTATGATTTCAGCAAACCTGCAGATCATAACCGGCCTCCATTTATTTACTCTTATAACCGGAGCAACGAAGTTAATCTGAATATAGGTTTTATAAAAGCGTCTTACAATACTTCTATCATACGGGCAAACCTTGCGGTTATGACTGGTACTTATGCCAATGCAAACCTGGCTTCTGAACCGGGATTATTAAAAATAATTTATGAAGCTAATGCAGGTATTAAACTTCACCGGTCAAAAAATATCTGGCTGGATGCAGGTGTGTTTGAATCGCATCTTGGTGCTGAAAGTGCAATTGGTCAGAAATGCCTGAACCTAACGCGCAGTTTTGCTGCCGACAATTCTCCCTACTTTGAAACAGGTGTAAAAGTAACATACACATCCGATAATACGAAATGGCTTTTAAGCGGTTTATTTTTAAACGGATGGCAGCGTATACAGCGTATGGATGGAAATAATTCCATCGCGGTGGGCCATCAGCTGACGTTCAGCCCTTCTTCATCGCTAACTATAAACAGCAGTTCGTTTATTGGAAACGACAAACCGGATACCGTAATACAGATGCGGTATTTCCATGATCTGTACAGCAAATTTTATTTGCAGAATAAACTTTGTGTACTTGCCGGTTTTGATATCGGAATGGAACAAAATGCACCTAAAAGCAATCGGTATCATATCTGGTATACACCTTATCTGATGCTGCAGTATCCCCTATCTGACAAGCTGCGCATGGGGCTGCGCGGAGAATATTACAGCGATAAAAATCAGGTAATTATTCATACCAATACAGCAAATGGCTTTCAAACCTTTGGCTATTCCATCAATGCTGATTACGCTATTTACAAAAATGTTTTATGCCGTATTGAAGCACGCACATTTAACAGCAGAGATGCTATTTTTATGTTAAATAACAAACCGGATACCGATAATTATTGTATTACAACTTCCATTGCTGTAGCCTTTTAA
- a CDS encoding 3-hydroxyacyl-ACP dehydratase FabZ family protein, producing MHTNKESIENLLPHRSPFLFVDEILSVTEDEIIGYKTFGEECSWLSGIFPEHNIIPGTILIESLAQCGGAGMRLLKDTNGLFGLASIESATFLKAATFHTPIKYVIKNIRLSDKLVKQSGIAFINDEALLEATWVCVRIS from the coding sequence ATGCATACAAATAAAGAATCGATTGAAAACTTACTCCCCCACCGAAGTCCGTTTTTATTTGTCGATGAAATACTTTCGGTAACTGAAGATGAGATTATTGGATACAAAACGTTCGGAGAAGAATGTTCGTGGTTATCTGGAATTTTCCCGGAACACAATATTATTCCCGGAACAATATTAATAGAATCACTGGCACAATGCGGAGGTGCAGGTATGAGACTCTTAAAAGATACAAATGGACTTTTTGGTTTAGCCAGTATTGAATCAGCTACGTTTCTTAAAGCAGCAACATTTCATACCCCGATTAAATATGTAATTAAAAACATCCGGCTTAGTGATAAGCTTGTAAAACAATCAGGCATTGCATTTATAAATGATGAAGCATTGCTGGAAGCAACGTGGGTATGTGTCCGGATTAGCTAA
- a CDS encoding aminotransferase class V-fold PLP-dependent enzyme, with amino-acid sequence MIDTINTDLITADGTLNIDRIREDFPILHQEVNGKPLVYFDNAATTQKPIQVVEALTAYYLNDNANIHRGIHTLAERATAAFEASRDAVKTSINAKEREEVIFTRGTTEGINLVASTWGLANLKAGDEIVVSAMEHHSNMVPWHMLAQRTKAVVKILPMNDAGELLVEAFDTIITSKTKMLACTHVSNTLGSINPIKELIAKAHAVGAITLIDGAQAVSHLDIDVQDLDADFYAFSAHKLYGPTGVGILYGKRAILEAMPPYQGGGEMISEVTYESCTYNELPYKFEAGTPNIADVIALKAAIDYINSIGKAAIRSYEHELLDYAVSKLKDIEGIRLIGTAKDKVSVQSFVFSDIHHQDLGIILDQEGVAIRTGHHCTQPLMGRLGVTGTSRASFAFYNTKEEIDQFIAAIYKAIKLFR; translated from the coding sequence ATGATTGACACCATCAATACCGACCTTATAACCGCCGATGGAACATTAAACATCGACCGTATCCGGGAAGACTTCCCGATCTTACATCAAGAGGTGAATGGTAAGCCTTTGGTGTATTTTGACAATGCTGCTACTACACAAAAACCCATACAAGTTGTCGAAGCACTTACGGCGTATTATTTAAACGACAACGCGAATATTCACCGTGGTATTCATACCCTTGCCGAACGTGCTACTGCTGCTTTTGAAGCGTCTCGTGATGCAGTAAAAACATCCATCAATGCCAAGGAACGTGAAGAAGTAATTTTCACGCGCGGCACAACCGAAGGAATCAACCTGGTTGCTTCAACCTGGGGATTGGCTAATCTTAAAGCCGGTGACGAGATTGTTGTTTCAGCAATGGAACACCATTCAAACATGGTACCCTGGCACATGCTTGCACAACGCACCAAAGCGGTTGTTAAAATATTACCGATGAATGATGCAGGTGAATTGCTTGTCGAAGCATTCGATACAATCATTACATCCAAAACCAAAATGCTTGCCTGTACACATGTTTCCAATACGCTTGGAAGCATCAATCCTATAAAAGAACTGATTGCTAAAGCACATGCTGTTGGCGCGATTACCTTGATTGACGGTGCTCAGGCGGTTTCTCACTTAGATATTGACGTACAGGATCTGGATGCAGATTTCTATGCATTCTCTGCGCATAAATTATACGGACCTACCGGTGTAGGTATCTTATATGGTAAACGTGCGATCCTTGAAGCTATGCCTCCATATCAGGGCGGCGGCGAAATGATCAGCGAAGTAACGTATGAGAGCTGCACCTACAATGAGCTTCCCTATAAGTTTGAAGCAGGTACGCCAAACATCGCGGATGTGATAGCTTTGAAAGCTGCTATTGATTACATAAATTCTATTGGCAAGGCTGCTATTCGTTCATACGAACATGAACTGCTTGATTATGCAGTCTCAAAATTGAAGGATATCGAAGGTATCCGTTTGATCGGAACAGCAAAAGATAAAGTGAGTGTGCAGTCGTTTGTATTTTCAGACATACACCACCAGGATTTAGGAATTATATTAGATCAAGAAGGTGTTGCGATCCGTACCGGTCACCATTGTACACAACCGTTAATGGGAAGATTGGGCGTTACGGGAACTTCTCGCGCCTCTTTTGCATTTTATAATACAAAGGAAGAAATCGACCAATTCATTGCTGCCATTTACAAGGCAATAAAATTATTCAGATAA
- the sufC gene encoding Fe-S cluster assembly ATPase SufC has translation MLSIKNLHARIEEKEILRGINLEVKAGEVHAIMGPNGSGKSTLASVLAGRSDYEVTSGSVTLNGKDLLDLSPEDRAREGVFLAFQYPIEIPGVSTINFMKTAVNEIREYRGQETMDAVSFLKLMKEKMKLVEIDESLLKRALNEGFSGGEKKRNEIFQMAMLEPSLAILDETDSGLDIDALRIVANGVNKLKTPNNATIVVTHYQRLLDYIVPDFVHVLYKGRIVKSGTKELALELEEKGYDWIKAEADAQTV, from the coding sequence ATGTTATCAATTAAAAATCTACACGCCCGCATTGAAGAAAAAGAAATCCTTCGTGGTATCAACCTTGAAGTGAAAGCGGGTGAAGTGCATGCTATAATGGGACCAAACGGTTCCGGTAAAAGTACGCTTGCTTCTGTTTTAGCAGGCCGTTCAGATTATGAAGTTACAAGCGGAAGCGTTACACTAAACGGCAAAGATCTATTGGATTTATCTCCTGAAGATCGTGCACGTGAAGGTGTGTTTCTTGCTTTTCAATACCCGATTGAGATTCCAGGTGTAAGCACTATCAATTTCATGAAAACGGCGGTAAACGAAATTCGTGAGTACCGTGGTCAGGAAACAATGGATGCTGTTTCTTTCTTGAAACTGATGAAAGAAAAAATGAAACTGGTTGAAATCGATGAATCGTTATTAAAACGTGCCTTGAACGAAGGGTTCTCAGGCGGTGAAAAGAAACGTAACGAGATCTTCCAGATGGCTATGCTTGAACCATCTTTAGCGATACTGGATGAAACCGATTCGGGTTTGGATATTGATGCCTTACGTATTGTTGCAAATGGCGTTAACAAATTAAAAACTCCAAACAATGCAACAATCGTTGTAACGCACTATCAGCGTTTACTTGACTACATCGTGCCTGATTTTGTTCACGTATTATACAAAGGACGTATTGTTAAATCCGGCACGAAGGAATTAGCATTGGAATTAGAAGAAAAAGGCTACGACTGGATCAAAGCTGAAGCAGATGCACAAACGGTTTAA
- a CDS encoding Lrp/AsnC ligand binding domain-containing protein, with protein MALHSEIDSVDLKILTELIEDASLPYTEIAKKIGVSGGTIHVRMKKMEDLGIVKGSHLEINYTRLGYDITAFLGIYLDKSEFYDKAVDDLRKIPEVVNVHYTTGNYSMFVKIICRDTQHLREVLHDKIQKVYGIQRTETSISLEESINRTLVLEH; from the coding sequence ATGGCCCTTCATTCCGAAATTGATAGTGTTGATTTAAAAATTCTGACTGAATTGATTGAAGACGCTTCCCTTCCCTACACAGAAATCGCAAAAAAGATTGGTGTATCCGGAGGAACCATACACGTCCGGATGAAAAAGATGGAAGATCTGGGTATTGTTAAAGGCTCTCATCTGGAAATCAATTATACACGGCTGGGGTATGACATCACGGCATTTCTTGGCATTTACCTGGATAAGAGTGAATTCTATGATAAAGCAGTAGATGACCTGCGTAAAATACCCGAAGTAGTAAATGTGCATTACACAACCGGGAACTATAGCATGTTCGTGAAAATAATCTGTCGAGATACACAGCATTTGCGGGAAGTCTTACACGATAAAATCCAAAAAGTGTATGGGATTCAGCGTACTGAAACCAGCATCTCACTGGAAGAGTCGATTAATAGAACACTTGTATTAGAGCATTAA
- a CDS encoding SUF system Fe-S cluster assembly protein, protein MSEVEIDQAELKNKALEAIQTVYDPEIPVNIFELGLIYEVSVFPVNNIFVQMTLTSPNCPAAQSMPAEVENKIKAIEGVNEVTVEITFDPTWSQEMMSDAAKLELGFM, encoded by the coding sequence ATGAGTGAAGTAGAAATAGATCAGGCAGAATTAAAGAATAAAGCGTTAGAAGCAATTCAAACAGTTTATGATCCGGAGATCCCTGTAAATATATTTGAACTGGGTTTAATATACGAAGTAAGCGTATTCCCTGTCAACAATATATTTGTACAGATGACCTTGACTTCACCGAACTGCCCGGCAGCACAATCGATGCCGGCTGAAGTTGAAAACAAGATCAAAGCAATTGAAGGTGTCAACGAAGTTACTGTAGAAATCACGTTTGATCCGACCTGGAGCCAGGAAATGATGAGCGATGCAGCGAAGCTGGAGTTAGGATTTATGTAG
- a CDS encoding SIMPL domain-containing protein (The SIMPL domain is named for its presence in mouse protein SIMPL (signalling molecule that associates with mouse pelle-like kinase). Bacterial member BP26, from Brucella, was shown to assemble into a channel-like structure, while YggE from E. coli has been associated with resistance to oxidative stress.) produces the protein MKKALFVLTLFISYSCFAQLQNIPLVTVEAESVVKVKPDHVIIGVKLNKKIQITNATFEIFREIDSQFKIFGLDDKFIYQSYIQADSSVYIKEIFLTLMDINSLDKTLLELYKLGYKQYIYLDYRVQNLISYKNQARKEAMTVAKNKAVLLAGELNQTIGKAHKIEEINQESYNWYNIHDMDNLENIPYKSGSDFYTIEPGYITIISRVRVSFDLIK, from the coding sequence ATGAAAAAAGCGCTCTTTGTTCTTACATTATTTATTTCTTATTCGTGTTTTGCACAACTTCAAAACATTCCGCTTGTAACAGTTGAAGCAGAATCTGTTGTAAAAGTAAAACCTGACCATGTTATAATAGGCGTTAAACTGAATAAAAAAATTCAGATCACAAATGCGACATTTGAAATATTCAGGGAAATTGATTCGCAATTTAAAATATTCGGACTGGATGATAAATTTATCTATCAAAGTTATATTCAGGCAGATTCGTCGGTTTATATAAAAGAAATCTTTTTAACCCTTATGGATATTAATTCATTAGACAAAACGCTTCTTGAACTATATAAGCTTGGATACAAACAATATATTTATCTGGATTACAGAGTTCAAAATTTAATTTCCTATAAAAATCAAGCCCGGAAAGAAGCTATGACAGTAGCAAAAAACAAAGCTGTTTTATTAGCAGGCGAATTAAACCAAACAATCGGCAAAGCACATAAAATTGAAGAAATCAATCAGGAAAGTTATAATTGGTATAATATTCATGACATGGACAATCTGGAAAACATCCCTTACAAATCAGGTTCCGATTTTTATACTATTGAACCGGGTTATATAACGATTATATCCCGAGTACGGGTAAGTTTTGATCTGATAAAATAA
- a CDS encoding BrxA/BrxB family bacilliredoxin — protein MYPEQLVAPMKAELANAGFTELTTPEAVEAFMKKPGTSMIVINSVCGCAAGTARPGVRKSLEHSKLPAHLGTVFAGVDKEAVNKAREYTLPYPPSSPAIAVFKDGNLVHFVERHHIEGRSADMIATHLKMVYDEL, from the coding sequence ATGTATCCGGAACAATTAGTAGCCCCAATGAAAGCAGAACTTGCCAATGCAGGTTTCACTGAATTAACAACTCCCGAAGCTGTTGAAGCTTTTATGAAAAAGCCAGGCACATCTATGATTGTAATTAACTCTGTATGTGGTTGCGCTGCAGGTACTGCAAGACCAGGTGTTCGCAAATCACTTGAACATTCTAAATTACCCGCACATCTGGGAACTGTATTTGCTGGCGTAGATAAAGAAGCTGTAAACAAAGCACGTGAATATACGTTGCCTTACCCTCCATCTTCTCCTGCTATTGCCGTATTTAAAGATGGCAATCTGGTACATTTTGTAGAACGCCACCACATTGAAGGTCGCTCTGCAGATATGATCGCAACACACCTTAAAATGGTTTACGACGAATTATAG
- the sufD gene encoding Fe-S cluster assembly protein SufD has product MTTELKESLIQHFNTLEKTPSSSLLVDTRKEAISAFQELGFPTTKHEEWKYTNLKNTIAKTYAIESAATFSADDIKALTALPIDCYKVIFVNGIFSPALSSIDASGVTIEPFQTSNQEVVKNYFGKNLPYNDSMVALNVAFATDGTLIHVKAKQHITKPIVCFYLSDVRSANVFAQPSVLIVVEEAASATVVELNRSLGKNTAFTNAFTHAILKKEAYLEQYKIQNDIDNSNFIHNSQIVHEGKSNSYTTTITLNGGLVRNNLNITLGAEYCEAYLNGLYLEKGAQHVDNHTLVDHAMPHCYSNELYKGILDGKSTGVFNGKIWVRKDAQKTNAFQSNKNILLSKEASVHTKPQLEIFADDVKCSHGATTGQLDPEAMFYLRARGVGEDKAKKMLVHAIAFDVLDKVKHDELRGYLEQEIEERLK; this is encoded by the coding sequence ATGACTACAGAATTAAAAGAATCGCTGATACAGCATTTTAATACGCTTGAAAAAACGCCGTCATCATCTCTATTAGTTGATACGCGTAAAGAAGCAATCAGTGCTTTCCAGGAATTGGGCTTCCCGACTACAAAGCACGAGGAATGGAAATACACGAATTTAAAAAACACCATTGCCAAAACGTATGCAATTGAATCTGCAGCAACATTTTCTGCAGACGACATCAAAGCGCTAACAGCATTACCGATTGACTGCTACAAAGTAATTTTCGTAAATGGCATCTTCTCTCCTGCTCTATCTTCGATAGATGCTTCAGGTGTAACAATTGAGCCTTTCCAAACAAGCAATCAGGAAGTAGTAAAAAACTATTTCGGAAAAAACCTTCCATACAATGACAGTATGGTTGCATTGAATGTTGCCTTTGCTACTGACGGAACATTGATTCACGTAAAAGCAAAACAACACATTACAAAACCAATTGTCTGCTTTTATTTATCAGACGTTCGTTCAGCAAATGTATTTGCGCAGCCAAGTGTTTTAATTGTTGTAGAAGAAGCGGCATCCGCAACGGTTGTTGAACTGAACCGCAGCTTAGGTAAAAATACTGCTTTCACGAATGCGTTTACGCATGCAATCCTGAAAAAAGAAGCATACCTGGAACAATACAAAATTCAAAACGATATTGATAACAGCAACTTCATTCACAATTCACAAATTGTACATGAAGGAAAAAGTAATTCGTATACAACCACCATTACATTAAATGGAGGTTTGGTTCGAAATAACTTAAATATCACATTGGGTGCTGAATACTGCGAAGCGTATTTAAATGGCTTATACCTTGAAAAAGGTGCACAGCATGTAGACAACCACACGCTTGTAGACCATGCGATGCCGCATTGCTACAGCAATGAGCTGTACAAAGGCATTCTGGACGGAAAATCTACGGGTGTATTCAATGGTAAGATCTGGGTGCGTAAAGACGCTCAGAAAACAAATGCATTCCAATCGAATAAAAACATATTACTTTCTAAAGAAGCTTCTGTACATACAAAGCCGCAATTAGAAATCTTTGCAGACGATGTTAAATGTTCGCACGGTGCAACAACCGGCCAATTAGATCCGGAAGCCATGTTCTACCTACGTGCACGTGGCGTAGGTGAAGATAAAGCAAAAAAAATGCTTGTACATGCCATTGCATTTGATGTATTAGATAAAGTAAAACACGACGAACTTCGTGGGTACTTAGAGCAAGAAATTGAAGAAAGATTAAAATAG
- a CDS encoding 2OG-Fe(II) oxygenase — protein MESSFETLINSYIETRVGIAEDFLSNTLSLHLRNHLLKIHADNLMHAAGTGNSGNIVPDKKVRGDSIYWLDRSYNNIHENDFLDQMEAFISYLNKNCYTGIKAYEFHYTIYEQGAFYKRHIDQFQNDSNRAFSIVSYLNTDWIETDGGELCIHHTAAEQRISPTNGKTVFFKSNEIEHEVLPTQANRLSITGWLKI, from the coding sequence ATGGAATCGTCGTTTGAAACGTTAATCAATAGCTATATTGAAACAAGAGTTGGTATTGCCGAAGATTTTTTAAGCAATACATTATCCCTGCATCTTAGAAATCATTTATTAAAGATACACGCAGATAATCTGATGCATGCAGCCGGAACAGGAAATTCCGGCAATATTGTACCGGATAAAAAAGTGCGCGGAGATTCCATCTACTGGCTTGACCGCAGTTATAACAACATCCATGAAAATGATTTTTTAGATCAGATGGAAGCCTTTATATCTTATCTCAATAAGAATTGTTATACAGGAATTAAAGCGTACGAATTCCATTATACCATATACGAACAAGGAGCCTTTTACAAAAGACACATTGATCAGTTTCAAAATGATTCCAACAGAGCATTTTCAATTGTTAGTTACCTGAATACGGATTGGATTGAAACAGACGGCGGAGAATTATGTATTCATCATACCGCTGCGGAACAACGTATCTCTCCTACTAACGGGAAAACGGTATTTTTCAAAAGCAATGAAATTGAACATGAAGTTTTACCCACACAGGCAAACAGATTAAGCATTACAGGCTGGTTAAAAATATAA
- the sufB gene encoding Fe-S cluster assembly protein SufB: MSDSNKILEEITSSEYKWGFVTDIDNDSLPKGLNEDTVRYISAKKNEPEWLLEWRLDAFRKWLKMEEPTWPNVKYPKIDFQDIIYYSAPKPKVTLNSLDEIDPELRATFEKLGISLDEQKRMTGVAVDAVIDSVSITTTFKGKLSELGIIFCSMSEAVQEHPELVRKYLGSVVPVTDNYYAALNSAVFSDGSFCYIPKGVRSPMELSTYFRINAANTGQFERTLLIADEGAYVSYLEGCTAPVRDENQLHAAVVELVAMEKAEIKYSTVQNWYPGDKNGKGGIYNFVTKRGICAGDYAKISWTQVETGSAVTWKYPSCILKGDHSIGEFYSVAVTNNYQQADTGTKMIHIGKNTKSRIVSKGISAGHSHNSYRGLVKVMKRAEGARNYSQCDSLLMGDQCGAHTFPYIEVENNTSTVEHEATTSKIGEDQIFYCNQRGIDTEKAVALIVNGYCKEVLNQLPMEFAVEAQKLLAISLEGSVG; the protein is encoded by the coding sequence ATGAGCGATAGTAATAAAATACTGGAAGAAATAACTTCATCGGAATACAAATGGGGATTTGTTACAGACATTGATAACGATTCTTTACCAAAAGGTTTAAATGAAGATACAGTACGTTACATATCCGCGAAGAAAAATGAACCTGAGTGGTTACTTGAGTGGCGGTTGGATGCTTTTCGTAAATGGTTAAAAATGGAAGAGCCCACATGGCCGAATGTAAAATATCCTAAAATAGATTTTCAGGACATCATTTATTATTCTGCACCAAAGCCTAAAGTTACATTGAACAGTCTGGATGAAATTGATCCGGAACTACGTGCAACGTTCGAGAAGCTTGGTATTTCGTTGGATGAACAAAAACGTATGACAGGCGTTGCGGTTGATGCTGTTATTGACAGTGTATCGATCACAACTACTTTCAAAGGAAAATTGTCGGAGCTTGGAATTATTTTCTGCTCTATGAGTGAAGCGGTTCAGGAACACCCTGAATTGGTTCGTAAATATTTAGGCAGCGTTGTTCCGGTAACGGACAACTACTATGCTGCGTTAAACTCTGCTGTATTCAGTGATGGTTCGTTCTGCTACATTCCGAAAGGTGTTCGCAGTCCGATGGAACTATCTACCTACTTCCGTATCAACGCTGCCAATACAGGTCAGTTTGAGCGCACGTTGCTTATTGCAGACGAAGGTGCTTATGTGAGTTACCTGGAAGGGTGTACAGCACCCGTGCGTGATGAAAATCAATTGCACGCTGCCGTTGTAGAACTTGTTGCCATGGAAAAAGCAGAGATCAAATACTCTACTGTTCAGAACTGGTATCCGGGTGATAAAAACGGCAAAGGGGGTATTTATAACTTTGTAACAAAACGTGGTATCTGCGCAGGCGACTACGCTAAGATTTCATGGACACAGGTAGAAACAGGTTCTGCTGTTACCTGGAAATATCCAAGCTGTATTCTTAAAGGTGATCATTCTATCGGTGAATTCTATTCTGTTGCAGTTACAAATAATTACCAGCAGGCAGATACAGGAACAAAAATGATTCACATTGGCAAAAACACCAAGAGCCGAATTGTATCGAAAGGTATTTCTGCCGGCCATAGCCATAATAGTTACCGGGGATTAGTAAAAGTTATGAAACGTGCAGAAGGCGCGCGTAACTACTCGCAGTGTGATTCCCTGTTGATGGGCGATCAGTGCGGTGCGCACACCTTCCCTTATATTGAAGTTGAAAACAATACGTCTACCGTTGAACATGAAGCAACTACTTCGAAGATCGGGGAAGACCAGATATTCTATTGCAACCAACGCGGTATTGATACAGAAAAAGCAGTAGCCTTGATTGTTAATGGATATTGCAAAGAAGTATTAAACCAGTTACCAATGGAGTTTGCGGTTGAAGCACAAAAGCTTCTTGCGATCTCATTGGAAGGAAGTGTAGGATAA
- a CDS encoding SufE family protein, with the protein MATINEIQDQIIEDFGLFDEWDEKYAYIIDLGKKLPGIDPKYKVEENIIKGCQSLVWMTSNYKDGKVNYEGESDAIIVKGLVALLLKVLSGQPAEDIAKSDMYFIHKIGMEQHLSMTRSNGLASMVKQMKMHAIAYQSKTV; encoded by the coding sequence ATGGCAACAATTAACGAAATTCAGGATCAGATCATTGAAGACTTTGGTTTGTTTGATGAGTGGGATGAAAAATACGCATACATCATTGACCTTGGGAAAAAACTCCCGGGCATTGATCCGAAATATAAAGTTGAGGAAAATATCATTAAAGGTTGCCAGTCGTTGGTTTGGATGACGAGCAATTATAAAGATGGCAAAGTTAACTACGAAGGCGAAAGTGATGCTATCATTGTAAAAGGTTTGGTTGCACTCCTATTAAAAGTATTAAGCGGACAACCTGCTGAAGATATTGCTAAAAGTGATATGTATTTTATACATAAAATCGGCATGGAGCAGCACTTGTCTATGACACGCTCAAACGGATTAGCCTCAATGGTAAAACAAATGAAAATGCATGCAATCGCTTACCAAAGCAAAACGGTATAA